DNA from Asanoa sp. WMMD1127:
CGACCCAGCGCCGGAGGCGTTGTGCGACCGCCCTTCCGACCAACGTTCGATTGAGGCCCGCCGCGCACGCCCGCGGCGGGCCTTAATTGACTCGCGTGGCCGCTTCGGGTTCGGCACGCTGGCCGGCATGAGCATCCGGGTCACTCCACTCGCGGCCGGCGACGAGGCCGGCGCCCGCCACGCGTTCGACATCCGATCGCGCAGCATCGCCGCCGACGTGCCCGACTTTCCGCCAGTCTGCCCGCGGAACTTCTACGGGTCGCTGTCCGACCCGTGGCCCGGTGTGCACAAGGCCAATGCGATCGCGTGGCTCGACGACGAGCCGGCCGGTTTCGTCGAGATGCGACTGCCCTTCCTGGAGAACACCGGCACCGCCGACCTGACCCTCGACGTGCTCCCGGACTCGCGTCGGCGGGGCGTCGGTCGGGCATTGCTGGCCTGGGCCGAACAGACCGCGCGGACCGACGGGCGCAAGCATCTGATCGGTGAGTCCGTGTTCGCGCTGCCTGGCGGCGACGAGCGGCCCACCGCCGGTCAAGCGTTCGCCCGCGCGCGAGGAGCGGATCTCGCCCTGACCGACGTACGTCGGCGGCTCGTCGTCGAGACCCTCGACCATGCCGCGCTCGATGCGCTGTTCGCTGCGGCGCTGCCGGCGGCGGCCGGCTACAGCCTGGTCAACTGGCGCGACCA
Protein-coding regions in this window:
- a CDS encoding GNAT family N-acetyltransferase; amino-acid sequence: MSIRVTPLAAGDEAGARHAFDIRSRSIAADVPDFPPVCPRNFYGSLSDPWPGVHKANAIAWLDDEPAGFVEMRLPFLENTGTADLTLDVLPDSRRRGVGRALLAWAEQTARTDGRKHLIGESVFALPGGDERPTAGQAFARARGADLALTDVRRRLVVETLDHAALDALFAAALPAAAGYSLVNWRDHVPDEFLADTAYLEGRLMSDAPTGDLAVEGLKMSSERLREEEAARARRGRRVYTTAARHDASGRLVAITSVDFNATVDWHVFQQITLVDPAHRGHRLGVLVKLANLRAVLAAEPALRVIDTWNAAVNSHMIAINEAMGFRPVDEWHSWQLTL